One window from the genome of Cryptococcus tetragattii IND107 chromosome 2, whole genome shotgun sequence encodes:
- a CDS encoding E3 ubiquitin ligase complex SCF subunit sconC, which produces MAEKKQTVILTTSDDEQFTVEKIVAERSAMIKSMMEDLGDQEGQPIPLPNVSSSVLTKILEYCDHHKNDPLPTGDANDADDSRRKTSEIGDWDARWIQVDQEMLFEIILAANYLDIKPLLDVGCKTVANMIKGKTPEEIRKLFNITNDFTPEEEEQIRKENEWAEDR; this is translated from the exons ATGgccgagaagaagcagacTGTTATCCTCACCActtctgatgatgagcagTTCACcgttgagaagattgtcgCAGAACGATCCGCCATGATCAAATCTATGATGGAGG ATCTTGGTGACCAAGAGGGCCAGCCCATCCCGCTCCCCAacgtctcttcctccgttcTTACCAAAATCCTCGAGTACTGCGACCACCACAAGAACGACCCTCTCCCCACCGGTGATGCGAACGACGCCGATGACTCTAGGAGGAAGACCTCTGAAATTGGTGACTGGGATGCGCGGTGGAT TCAAGTTGACCAAGAGATGCTTTTTGAGATCATCCTTGCTGCCAACTACCTCGACATCAAGCCTCTCCT CGACGTTGGTTGCAAGACCGTCGCCAATATGATCAAGGGTAAGACTCCTGAAGAAATCCGAaagctcttcaacatcACCAACGA CTTCACTcctgaggaggaagagcagatcCGAAAGGAGAACGAGTGGGCCGAGGA CCGTTAA
- a CDS encoding ribose 5-phosphate isomerase yields the protein MSQPPYTIVLACDNAGHEYKSALKALLESDKRVKGVIDVGINKDASGKLEDTAYPHIAVDAARKVAKGEADRGLLICGTGMGVAISANKVPGIRASVAHDSFSVERLIKSNNAQILCLGQRVIGIELAKKLVTEWLGHVFDPSSASNDKVKVIHDYDGFEYEAVPGGCT from the exons ATGTCCCAGCCTCCTTACACTATCGTCCTCGCCTGCGACAATGCAGGACACGAATATAAGTCCGCCCTCAAAGCCTTGCTTGAGTCGGACAAGCGAGTCAAGGGGGTTATCGACGTTGGTATCAACAAGGACGCCAGCGGCAAGCTTGAAGACACTGCTTACCCCCACATCGCCGTTGACGCGGCTCGGAAGGTCGCCAAGGGTGAGGCTGATAGGGGATTGTTAATCTGCGGTACCG GTATGGGCGTTGCCATCTCCGCCAACAAGGTACCCGGTATCCGAGCTTCCGTCGCCCACGACTCATTCTCTGTTGAACGTCTCATCAAGTCCAACAATGCCCAAATCCTCTGTCTCGGTCAACGAGTCATCGGTATCGAGCTTGCCAAGAAGCTTGTTACTGAATGGCTCGGTCACGTCTTTGACCCTTCATCCGCGAGTAACGATAAGGTCAAGGTCATTCATGACTACGATGGGTTTGAGTATGAGGCCGTTCCCGGTGGATGCACCTAA
- a CDS encoding dihydroxyacetone kinase — protein sequence MTDRHIFPDHKTLVFRSIRGLVASHPYLSLIPSQKVVYRADHDPSKVSLICGGGSGHEPGTVGFVGAGLLTASVAGDVFASPSARQVMEAIKRVHSDKGTILIITNYTGDNLHFGLAKLMAQSAGLKNVELVVVGDDVSVPKSRGKYVGRRCLAGVTLVCKILGAASEVDVEFRDLVTLGRSLSANTASIAMALDHCHVPGRSGEADWHLPEGKVEIGLGLHNETGVFSIPQPPPDVLINKLLDLLLKQDDPERSFVKFKDGDELVLLVNNMGGMSVLEMGSVVDEVLTQLESRGIVPTRILNGPFMGSMNMPGISLSLLNLTNVAEECSFVDTSKLIGFLDAPHNSVAWPATSQIYPLPEKLANRKREDKFVDVEEEKKEEVTGGPQLFGDKELIRKAMKQAAEDVLASEPKLTKWDTIVGDGDCGETCALGAQATLKALKEGLGSDGELVHFFRVLTEVIDGSMGGTLGAIFSIFLAGLTTALIDAASSSNGASELTPAFFGQVTSSALETLKARTAARVGHRTVMDALIPFGETLAESGDLKKAVEACRKGGESTVDLQAKLGRATYVGQLEGDMPPDPGAMAFVTVVEGILKAYSS from the exons ATGACAGACCGACACATCTTCCCGGACCACAAGACTCTGGTCTTCAGATCCATCAGAGGTCTCGTTGCTTCTCACCCCTATCTTTCCCTGATCCCCTCTCAGAAGGTCGTTTATCGAGCAGACCACGACCCTTCCAAGGTCTCTCTTATTTGTGGTGGTGGTTCCGGCCATGAGCCTGGTACTGTCGGATTCGTTGGAGCTGGTTTGCTCACAGCGAGTGTTGCTGGTGATGTGTTTGCCAGTCCTAGTGCAAGACAGGTGATGGAGGCTATCAAGCGCGTCCACAGCGACAAGGGTACCATTCTGATTATTACCAACT ACACCGGCGACAACCTTCATTTCGGGCTGGCCAAGCTTATGGCTCAGTCAGCTGGTTTGAAAAACGTCGAGCTCGTGGTTGTTGGCGATGACGTCTCAGTGCCGAAATCCCGAGGAAAATATGTTGGTCGAAGGTGTCTTGCCGGCGTAACTCTTG TCTGTAAAATTCTCGGTGCTGCCTCCGAAGTTGATGTGGAATTCCGAGACCTCGTAACGCTCGGTCGCTCCCTTTCGGCCAACACTGCCTCCATCGCCATGGCCTTGGACCATTGTCACGTTCCAGGCAGGTCCGGAGAAGCCGACTGGCACTTGCCCGAAGGTAAAGTCGAGATTGGTCTCGGCTTGCACAACGAAACT GGTGTTTTCAGcattcctcaacctccccCTGATGTTCTCATCAACAAACTTTTGGATCTCTTGCTCAAGCAAGACGACCCCGAGAGATCTTTTGTCAAGTTcaaggatggtgatgagCTCGTTTTGCTCGTGAACAACATGGGCGGTATGAGTGTCCTTGAGATGGGCtctgttgttgatgaagtcCTTACTCAGCTCG AATCCCGAGGTATCGTCCCCACACGAATCCTCAATGGCCCCTTCATGGGCTCCATGAACATGCCCGgtatctctctctccctcctcaacctcaccAACGTCGCCGAAGAATGTTCCTTTGTAGACACTTCAAAACTCATCGGTTTCCTTGATGCCCCACACAACTCTGTCGCTTGGCCTGCTACAAGCCAGATTTACCCCTTGCCTGAAAAGCTCGCgaacaggaagagggaggataAGTTTGTGGAtgtagaagaggaaaagaaggaggaagttACTGGTGGACCTCAATTGTTCG GTGATAAGGAGCTTATTCGCAAGGCTATGAAGCAAGCAGCTGAGGATGTGCTTGCTAGCGAACCCAAGCTTACCAAGTGGGATACC ATTGTCGGTGATGGTGACTGTGGAGAAACATGTGCCCTTGGTGCCCAGGCGACCCTTAAAGCTCTCAAAGAAGGCCTTGGCTCCGACGGCGAACTGGTCCACTTTTTCCGAGTCTTGACTGAAGTCATCGACGGTTCAATGGGCGGTACCCTCGgcgccatcttctccatcttccttgccgGTCTCACTACCGCCCTCATCGACgccgcctcttcctccaacgGTGCCTCCGAACTCACTCCTGCCTTCTTCGGCCAAgtcacttcttctgcccTCGAAACTCTCAAAGCCCGTACTGCCGCCCGAGTCGGTCACCGAACCGTCATGGACGCGCTTATCCCCTTTGGGGAGACACTTGCCGAGAGTGGAGATTTAAAGAAGGCTGTGGAGGCTTGtaggaaaggaggggagagCACGGTGGATTTACAAGCCAAGTTGGGTAGAGCGACGTATGTCGGCCAGTTGGAGGGTGACATGCCCCCCGACCCTGGAGCGATGGCGTTTGTGACTGTGGTGGAAGGTATTCTCAAGGCTTATAGTTCTTAG
- a CDS encoding ubiquitin-conjugating enzyme E2 2 has translation MSTAAKRRLIRDFKRLTSDAPIGISGSPNPDNIMVWNAVIFGPPETPFEDGSFRLTLTFTDAYPNKPPTVRFISKMFHPNIYANGELCLDILQNRWSPTYDVAAILTSVQSLLNDPNPASPANVDAAQLFKENLKEYERRVKKTVELSWVDNADEIEAELVEADEGSSS, from the exons ATG TCCACCGCTGCCAAGCGACGTCTGATTCGAGACTTCAAACGTCTCACTTCTGATGCCCCCATCGGTATCTCAGGCAGTCCCAATCCTGACAACATCATGGTGTGGAATGCCGTCATTTTTGGACCTC CCGAGACACcatttgaagatggctCTTTCCGACTCACTCTCACCTTCACTGATGCTTATCCTAACAAACCCCCTACTGTCCGCTTTATCTCCAAAATGTTCCACCCCAATATTTATGCCAACGGCGAGCTTTGTCTGGATATCTTGCAGAACAGATGGAGTCCGACGTACGATGTGGCGGCGATCTTGACAAGTGTGCAAAGTCTACTGAATGACCCCAACCCGGCCAG TCCTGCGAACGTCGACGCTGcccagctcttcaaggAGAATCTTAAGGAATACGAACGGCGCGTCAAG AAAACTGTTGAGCTTTCATGGGTGGACAACGCAGATGAGATCGAGGCCGAATTGGTTGAAGCCGACGAAGGGAGCTCATCATAA